The following proteins are co-located in the Clostridiales bacterium genome:
- a CDS encoding DUF2313 domain-containing protein, whose protein sequence is MINFIKYTIDGVTYTLVNNGDNTWNRDENAPNASGNYQMTLTIIEDGNITNLDASDDIYEMYLDILTGTEKNTQLGSYVPDFISDTTEIASVFNAENDLLDHLGDEISKIKSNHFITTASNYSISRMESFLGMKGLGTLEQRKSYLISLNQKGNKLNVPAIRNIVKSIAGSDCIVTFFGAEEESNPDKAYGLLKIQVLSPDSTKNYRYADIARALAPLVPSHIKLSVIKYFATWGDILNDFSDWSSLSSREDWQVVREYIPSS, encoded by the coding sequence ATGATCAATTTTATTAAATACACAATTGATGGAGTTACCTATACTCTTGTTAACAATGGTGATAACACTTGGAACAGAGATGAAAATGCACCAAATGCCAGTGGAAATTATCAGATGACCTTAACAATTATTGAGGATGGTAACATAACCAATTTAGATGCGTCTGATGACATCTATGAAATGTACCTTGATATTCTTACGGGCACAGAAAAAAATACCCAGCTCGGAAGTTATGTGCCGGATTTTATTTCGGATACAACTGAAATAGCTTCTGTTTTCAATGCAGAAAATGATTTGCTGGATCACTTGGGAGATGAAATATCCAAAATTAAATCCAACCACTTTATTACAACCGCATCAAATTATTCTATTTCCAGAATGGAAAGTTTTTTGGGGATGAAGGGGTTAGGGACTTTAGAACAAAGAAAAAGCTACCTGATCTCACTAAACCAAAAAGGAAACAAGCTGAACGTGCCTGCGATAAGGAATATTGTAAAATCGATTGCTGGAAGTGATTGTATTGTAACGTTCTTTGGTGCTGAAGAAGAGAGCAATCCTGACAAGGCTTATGGATTACTGAAGATACAGGTTCTCAGCCCAGACAGTACAAAAAATTATCGCTATGCAGATATTGCCAGAGCTTTAGCACCTTTGGTACCCAGTCATATTAAGTTGTCCGTAATAAAGTATTTTGCTACCTGGGGAGATATTCTTAATGACTTTTCGGACTGGTCAAGCCTATCCTCCAGGGAGGATTGGCAGGTCGTTCGAGAGTATATACCAAGTTCTTAG
- a CDS encoding baseplate J/gp47 family protein, whose translation MFEAMTYDKILSEMLGSVTSDVDKREGSIVYDALAPCAYKLAEIYSNLSNYTDLFYLDTTVNDYLDKKAADYGKTRKGATYAVRKVETTAAVDLGTRWGLEDTTYKIVEFLSENVYRGICEQSGEIGNQYRGTLENISNVSGVTAVLSDIITSGTETESDEDFRSRLKSYIINPSQNGNAAQYLEWASDYDGIGAAKVFPLWNGGNTVKIAITNRERRPAEPSLVVSFQEYLDPKSEGLGNGVAPIGSKVTVTGGTQKNILVAANVTLNEGYSEASGTLDAITKYLASVTFSKNSVSYMRIGSVILDCESIAELNNLTINSGTSDIALNQDEIPVLTALNLTVVG comes from the coding sequence GTGTTTGAAGCTATGACCTATGACAAAATCCTTTCTGAAATGCTCGGCAGTGTAACCTCTGATGTGGACAAACGGGAAGGAAGTATTGTTTATGACGCGCTTGCGCCATGTGCATATAAGCTTGCTGAGATATATTCAAACCTCAGCAACTATACAGATCTCTTTTATCTGGATACTACGGTGAATGACTATCTTGACAAAAAGGCTGCGGATTATGGGAAGACCAGAAAAGGCGCAACTTATGCAGTGCGAAAAGTAGAAACTACCGCTGCTGTTGACCTTGGAACAAGGTGGGGACTTGAGGATACAACATATAAAATTGTAGAATTTCTTTCTGAGAATGTTTACCGTGGTATCTGTGAACAATCTGGTGAAATCGGTAACCAATATCGAGGGACTCTTGAGAATATTAGTAATGTAAGCGGAGTTACAGCTGTATTGAGTGACATTATCACTTCTGGCACTGAAACGGAATCGGATGAGGATTTTAGAAGCAGATTAAAATCATACATCATCAATCCTTCGCAGAATGGTAATGCGGCTCAGTATCTTGAATGGGCATCAGATTATGATGGGATTGGGGCAGCAAAAGTATTTCCTCTTTGGAATGGAGGCAATACTGTTAAAATTGCAATCACAAACCGTGAAAGGCGTCCGGCTGAACCATCCTTGGTTGTGTCTTTTCAGGAATATCTCGACCCAAAGTCTGAGGGACTGGGTAATGGAGTAGCTCCGATCGGAAGTAAAGTAACTGTAACTGGCGGGACTCAGAAGAATATTTTGGTTGCTGCTAATGTAACGTTAAACGAAGGATATTCCGAGGCAAGCGGAACTTTAGATGCAATTACAAAATATTTAGCTTCAGTTACTTTCTCAAAGAATAGTGTGAGCTACATGAGGATCGGAAGCGTCATACTTGACTGTGAGTCGATTGCAGAGCTGAACAATTTGACAATTAACTCCGGAACGTCTGATATCGCACTAAATCAAGATGAAATTCCTGTGCTGACAGCACTTAACTTAACGGTGGTGGGATAA
- a CDS encoding phage tail protein encodes MASTNRTKNYKLNQWLGSDYMKRDDLNNDNELIDAALKNNADALSAEAAARSAGDSELRDLISSEAAARQAADEEINSTIKSGVTLSPSIGLGMNSVIRRSDGMTSIPKFTMQGKSYVNLLGKDGNCEDVSKWGTYQVTATLDSTNKVFGSNGIKATLTSTTGAVVKVLNTLSTLDYSKYYFVSAYLKNGNASIGIRVYKNNVGGGNDAYSTRVTDTSKFVRSGFKMSPSDVNSGNSIGIAIDGANTQYAYFDGFQINEITATEYATFSEAQLMEKYPYVDSYACLQNPYIEVRHDNLVRNGNCEEGIAWWVPFDPSTGTLSIENGKFKFVTTTYNNIGNVVNVKPNTNYYFSANKSGTNSNAQVVNMAETIALSTGGTFNTGSNTQVKVRMTNAGANTCYYDSFVLVEGTTAPASYKPCRIDRCVIEGKFTSDDTFTYENGKVSGLLNWKHRTLFGKDYDCAYNLDFAGSKQIAIANFLNNVNDTSLTKMIGYDGSIIPQIQIINGGNQGALYNGVVYLGLNDVTTGWGESFNPNADEVKAFMNGWKAVAYSGVRYVGWVSIVDGSLPTGAVTSLAVGTNTSGQKVINVTLGEGNTKFAVGDYIFIPGYGYDLIAAVSANSITVTNNLYTPVTNGMKIMKCDNGSTNTSLITWCKNNIAPGYEGYQLHYKLSNPEPITDVNVHIHGDIPKLDKGDNYVYVDTGMVLGEVANPLAADSYYRINSNYGLGGSATWLKSKAETINSVYRNQIRDSGWTVLSGSSSETNGQSSAFILATNYDVNAVYTVDYPILKTMHTTPTAITMQYQQDVLSAVSDLAEGLNSRQKADSALDTLVDESTYEYFNNIAWQGRFMNRSAVEARLTLTLKITPKKVLPILTFQPTQIVYFDGSTIANIPLSEFSFSVASPIISRNHIMIFASYVGSNSTIRAALFNNGGSISGNLTLDCRGRL; translated from the coding sequence ATGGCAAGCACCAATAGAACGAAGAACTATAAGCTGAATCAATGGCTTGGCAGTGATTACATGAAGCGGGATGACTTGAATAACGATAATGAGTTGATCGACGCGGCATTAAAAAACAACGCTGATGCCCTGTCGGCAGAAGCTGCAGCCAGGAGTGCGGGGGATAGTGAGCTTAGGGATTTGATCAGCAGTGAGGCAGCTGCCCGGCAGGCTGCAGATGAAGAAATCAATTCGACGATAAAAAGTGGAGTTACATTGTCTCCCTCTATTGGACTCGGAATGAACTCTGTAATCCGCAGGTCTGACGGCATGACATCAATCCCCAAATTTACCATGCAAGGCAAGAGCTACGTAAATCTGCTTGGCAAGGATGGGAACTGTGAGGATGTGAGTAAGTGGGGAACTTATCAGGTAACGGCAACTTTAGATTCAACTAATAAAGTTTTTGGTAGCAATGGCATAAAGGCTACACTCACTTCAACAACTGGTGCAGTCGTAAAAGTTTTAAATACTTTGAGCACATTAGATTATTCTAAATATTACTTTGTGAGTGCTTACCTGAAAAATGGAAATGCAAGTATTGGGATAAGAGTTTATAAGAATAACGTTGGTGGCGGGAATGACGCATATTCCACACGTGTAACTGATACAAGTAAATTTGTAAGGTCTGGATTTAAAATGTCCCCATCTGATGTCAATTCTGGGAATTCTATTGGTATTGCGATTGATGGAGCAAACACCCAATATGCGTATTTTGACGGATTCCAAATCAACGAAATCACCGCCACTGAATACGCAACATTCTCCGAAGCCCAGCTCATGGAAAAATATCCCTACGTTGACTCATACGCTTGCCTCCAGAACCCATATATCGAAGTACGGCATGACAACCTTGTTAGGAATGGAAATTGCGAGGAAGGAATTGCATGGTGGGTGCCGTTTGACCCTTCTACAGGGACGCTGTCAATTGAAAATGGTAAGTTTAAATTTGTTACTACCACTTATAATAATATAGGGAATGTAGTAAATGTAAAGCCCAATACAAACTATTATTTTAGTGCAAATAAATCAGGAACAAACAGTAATGCACAGGTTGTAAATATGGCTGAAACTATTGCATTGAGCACTGGTGGCACATTTAACACAGGCTCAAATACTCAAGTAAAGGTTAGAATGACCAATGCAGGAGCCAATACTTGCTATTATGATAGTTTTGTGCTCGTAGAAGGAACCACAGCTCCAGCATCATACAAGCCGTGTCGAATTGATCGTTGCGTTATCGAGGGAAAGTTCACTTCTGATGATACATTCACATATGAGAACGGTAAAGTATCTGGACTACTGAACTGGAAACACAGGACGCTGTTCGGTAAAGACTATGATTGTGCGTATAACTTAGATTTTGCCGGATCAAAGCAAATCGCAATAGCCAATTTTCTTAATAACGTAAATGACACCTCTCTAACAAAAATGATTGGCTACGATGGTTCAATCATTCCCCAGATACAAATAATAAACGGTGGGAATCAAGGTGCCTTATACAATGGAGTCGTCTACCTTGGACTAAATGATGTAACCACTGGCTGGGGAGAATCGTTTAACCCAAATGCAGACGAAGTCAAGGCGTTTATGAATGGGTGGAAAGCTGTAGCATACAGTGGAGTGAGGTACGTTGGCTGGGTAAGCATAGTGGACGGTTCATTACCTACCGGTGCAGTAACATCTCTTGCTGTTGGTACTAACACATCAGGCCAAAAAGTGATTAATGTCACACTCGGAGAGGGCAATACCAAGTTTGCCGTTGGTGACTATATTTTTATTCCCGGATACGGATACGATCTTATAGCTGCTGTTTCAGCTAATTCCATAACTGTGACTAATAACCTGTATACTCCTGTTACAAATGGAATGAAGATAATGAAATGCGACAACGGCTCAACGAATACCTCTCTTATAACTTGGTGCAAAAACAACATAGCTCCCGGCTACGAAGGCTACCAGCTACACTACAAACTTTCAAATCCCGAACCGATCACTGATGTAAACGTCCATATCCACGGTGACATTCCGAAACTGGACAAAGGGGACAATTACGTGTACGTGGATACCGGGATGGTGCTTGGGGAGGTGGCGAATCCTTTAGCCGCTGACAGTTATTATAGGATAAACAGTAATTATGGTCTAGGTGGTTCAGCCACATGGTTAAAGTCAAAAGCAGAGACTATAAATAGTGTTTATAGAAATCAGATTCGTGATAGTGGATGGACAGTATTAAGTGGATCATCGTCAGAAACAAATGGACAAAGCTCTGCATTTATATTGGCGACAAACTACGATGTGAATGCTGTATATACCGTTGATTATCCAATTCTCAAAACCATGCACACCACGCCGACCGCGATTACGATGCAGTATCAACAGGACGTGCTGAGTGCGGTATCGGATCTTGCCGAAGGACTAAACAGTCGGCAGAAAGCAGATAGCGCTCTGGATACGTTGGTGGATGAAAGTACTTATGAGTATTTTAATAATATTGCATGGCAAGGGAGATTTATGAATCGAAGTGCGGTTGAAGCAAGATTAACACTAACATTAAAGATTACTCCTAAAAAGGTTCTGCCTATATTGACGTTTCAGCCTACTCAGATTGTATATTTTGATGGGTCAACAATAGCAAATATTCCGTTGTCAGAGTTTTCTTTTTCTGTAGCATCGCCTATCATAAGTAGAAATCACATTATGATTTTTGCATCATATGTTGGTTCAAATTCCACCATAAGAGCAGCACTTTTTAATAACGGAGGGTCTATTTCTGGAAATTTAACTCTTGATTGCCGAGGGAGGTTATAA
- a CDS encoding DUF2313 domain-containing protein: MSWMEILPPVYAGNSTMEELQNIVNDELTEVLGGFQEITNECFINTSLSLLSRYEQICGLDVDVSKSSSFRRERIKAKVTGIGTVTKQMIIDTAASYSNGEVEVIEDVQNNRFVIKFVGVLGIPENMSDLILTIEQIKPAHLAYLFEYTWISWNQYESYHNTWEDWDSLNLTWDEFERYKEAP; this comes from the coding sequence ATGAGCTGGATGGAAATACTACCCCCTGTCTATGCTGGCAATTCAACCATGGAAGAACTGCAAAATATAGTGAACGATGAGTTGACAGAGGTATTAGGAGGCTTTCAAGAAATAACAAATGAGTGCTTTATTAATACATCTTTGAGCCTGCTGAGCCGCTATGAACAGATCTGCGGTTTGGATGTGGACGTCTCGAAGAGCAGTTCGTTCAGGAGAGAACGAATTAAGGCAAAAGTGACCGGCATCGGTACGGTGACAAAGCAGATGATCATTGACACTGCCGCATCCTATTCCAACGGAGAGGTGGAAGTGATTGAGGATGTTCAAAACAATCGTTTCGTCATTAAATTTGTAGGAGTTCTAGGTATTCCCGAAAACATGAGTGACCTCATTTTAACAATAGAGCAGATTAAGCCTGCCCATCTGGCTTATCTATTTGAATATACATGGATCTCTTGGAATCAGTATGAAAGCTACCATAATACATGGGAGGATTGGGATTCCCTGAATCTGACCTGGGATGAATTTGAAAGATATAAGGAGGCGCCATAA
- a CDS encoding baseplate J/gp47 family protein, giving the protein MFSDKTYENIMSHMLGRVGADVDKREGSVIYDALAPCAYELAQTYYNLNQFLDLVFGDTASGEYLDRVVADYGISRKAATHAVRKVETNGTVNIGTRWGINDTTYKITELTATNVYSAICEQEGDIGNLYDGALENIDNLAGVTAVLTDVITSGADEETDDNLRSRFYAKAQAPSTSGNADHYKEWALKVQGTGNAKVLPLWNGPGTVKVLVVDSNVEIDESLPNSVAAFIETVRPIGAAVTVQSPDCVPITISANIWLDGSRNYNDVQASFRIMVAEYLNSLVFRTYSVSHAKVGSLLLDTAGVKDYDSLLVNGGTANITIGETQVPTVGTISLTEVD; this is encoded by the coding sequence GATCTATGATGCATTGGCCCCCTGCGCTTATGAGCTTGCCCAAACCTACTATAACCTCAATCAGTTTCTGGATCTGGTCTTCGGTGATACAGCCTCTGGAGAGTATCTCGATCGTGTTGTGGCGGACTACGGCATATCTCGAAAAGCAGCAACTCATGCTGTTCGAAAAGTAGAGACAAACGGCACCGTGAATATCGGAACCAGATGGGGGATCAACGATACAACTTATAAGATTACGGAATTGACAGCAACAAATGTCTACAGTGCCATCTGTGAACAGGAGGGTGATATAGGAAACCTCTACGACGGAGCACTGGAAAACATCGATAATCTCGCCGGAGTAACGGCAGTGCTGACCGATGTCATAACATCAGGAGCTGATGAAGAAACGGACGATAATTTGAGATCAAGGTTCTATGCGAAAGCGCAAGCGCCCAGCACCTCTGGAAATGCGGATCACTACAAAGAGTGGGCGTTAAAGGTTCAGGGTACCGGCAATGCAAAGGTTCTTCCCCTGTGGAATGGCCCCGGAACTGTGAAAGTACTCGTTGTTGATAGCAATGTGGAGATCGATGAAAGCTTGCCGAATTCTGTAGCAGCATTTATCGAAACGGTTCGCCCCATTGGAGCTGCCGTTACGGTTCAAAGTCCTGACTGCGTTCCCATTACAATATCTGCCAATATATGGCTCGATGGGTCCAGGAATTATAATGATGTACAGGCCTCGTTCCGGATCATGGTAGCAGAATATCTGAATAGCCTAGTCTTTAGGACATATTCTGTGAGCCACGCAAAGGTTGGAAGTCTGCTGCTTGATACCGCAGGGGTGAAAGATTACGATTCACTTTTGGTCAATGGAGGTACGGCCAATATTACCATAGGAGAAACGCAGGTCCCTACAGTAGGAACGATCTCTTTAACGGAGGTTGATTGA